In Armatimonadota bacterium, the genomic window CACTAAATCTGAACAAAAGGTTGGATAATCTTAGCTTCGGCATAAATATAGATACGCGTAGGTCGCCAGGCGCAACGCCTTTTTGGATGGGACAGTTTGCTGTTCAAACGCGGCCAAAGCAGATTGGCAATTCACCTTTTAAATTCAATATTTCTTCTTTTCTCAGATATACAGAGATAGGCGATGAAAAAAATGATGGGTTTTCAGAAACCCTTCGTGGAAACATTACTTCATCGCCTATCAAGTTTTCCCGTGACTTAGATTTTCGAACTTCGGTTGGCATTGGTTATGTCTTTGGCGCATCTAGTTTATCTGGCATGAGCATAAATGCTTATGGCTCATTGAATTGGAATATATCCCGCAACAACCGATTCATGTTGAGCTACAGATTCGCAGAAAGAGCAGGGTATTCCAGCCAGCTTCTAGACAAACAGAGCCTAATGGCTTCGTGGATTGTTGGTGATATGCGGAAGTGGAACGCTTCTATTTATGCTATAAAAGGGCTTGATACTAATTCGCTTACTATGTTTGGTAGTCTAAGTTATAGGCTCAATGAAGATTGGCGAATTGGACTCAGATCTACTCTGAATGAGTTTCCTTCTTTCAACGGTACGACATGGGTGTCAAATACTTATAATGATTTTGAAGTTGCACTTGGGAAGCGCATCGGCAATCAAGAAGTGATGGCTGTTTGGTCGAAATCACAGCATAAAATACTTTTCGAGTTGGGCACCGGCGCATTTTGAAGTATAATTATAAAGACGCAAATCGAAAAATCACGAACATATGTGCGAACAAAGCAAAATCATTTAAGCTATTCTACTTATTGTACCGAAGAAGATATGGGCGAATTTAAATTAGTATGCGAATATGAACCAAAGGGCGATCAACCTAAGGCAATCCGCCAGTTGACAGAAGGGTTGAACGCAGGATATCGCTTCCAGACGCTTCTAGGCGTCACGGGGTCTGGAAAGACGTTTACGATGGCGAACGTTATTCAGCAAGTGCAGAGACCCACGCTGGTGATTGCCCATAATAAAACACTTGCTGCTCAGCTCTGCAGTGAGTTTCGGGAGTTCTTTCCTCATAACGCTGTCGAATACTTTGTCAGCTATTATGATTACTATCAACCCGAAGCTTATATTCCAGAAACAGATACGTATATTGAAAAAGATTCTTCTATCAATGACGAAATTGACCGGTTGCGCCACTCTGCGACGCAGGCCGTTCTTGAGCGTCGAGATGTCATAGTCGTGGCAAGTGTTTCCTGCATATACGGGCTGGGTTCACCCTCTGAGTATAAGCGGACAATATTGGCTTTAAAAGAGGGCGAAACATACGACCGCGAGGAAGTGCTGCGAAAGCTTATAGAAATGCAGTTCTCCCGAAATGATATCGCGCCACAAAGAGCGACGTTTAGAGTAAGGGGTGACATCCTCGAGATTCAACCTGCGGACGAGGAAGTGGTGATAAGGGTTGAATTTTTCGGCGACACCATCGAGAGAATTTCCATTCTCGACCCACTTACTGGTGAGTTATTAAGCAGGGAGGAACGGATTACTGTATATCCGGCAACGCATTTTGTCACGCCTGCTGATGTGCTAGAGCGTGCTCTTGCCGAGATTGAGGCTGAGCTCCAGGAGCGCATTAAATATTTCAAAAGGCAGGGAAAGTTGCTCGAAGCACAGCGAATTGAGCAGCGCACTAGGTACGACATGGAGATGATGCGGGAAGTAGGCTATTGTTCCGGAATCGAGAACTATTCTCGTATCCTAGATGGCAGAAAACCTGGAGAGCCGCCCGCATGTTTGCTTGACTATTTCCCTGATGATTATCTTATCTTCATTGATGAGTCCCATCAGACTATTCCACAACTTCATGGTATGTATGAGGGCGACCGCTCGCGAAAGGAAACGCTCGTCGAATTTGGATTCCGACTCCCATCCTCGTTGGACAACCGGCCGCTTCGTTTTGAAGAATTCATTGATCGTGTCAATCAAGTCATCTTTGTCTCGGCAACTCCTGGGCCTTATGAGAGGGAGCATAGCGAGCAAATTGTGGAGCAAATAATTCGGCCAACTGGCTTGGTTGACCCTGAAGTTGAAATACGTCCGACACAAGGGCAAATTGATGACCTAGTGCATGAGATTAAGGAGCGCGCATCCAAGGGGCAACGTGTTCTTGTAACTACCTTAACCAAGAAAATGGCGGAGGATTTGACTGATTACCTGCTGGATTTGGATATTAAGGTTCACTATCTCCACTCGGAGATTCATACACTCGACCGCAACGAGATATTGCGTGATCTTCGCCTTGGCGTCTACGATGTGGTGGTTGGAATCAATCTTCTTCGCGAGGGTCTTGACCTTCCAGAAGTGAGTTTAGTTGCAATTTTGGACGCAGACAAAGAGGGATTTCTTCGGTCTGAAACTTCGCTGATTCAAACAATCGGCCGTGCGGCGAGAAATATCCATGGAAAAGTAATTATGTACGCCGACGACGTAACTGGTTCGATGCATCGCGCAGTCGAGGAGACAGAACGCCGCCGAAAGCTTCAAATTGAGTATAACGAAAAGCATGGGATTACTCCCGCTTCGGTAGTTAAAGCAGTGCGTGACGTAATAGAGGCTAAGAAGGTAGCGGAACAAAAGGCTTATTACAAAATAAAACCACACATCTCTGACAATGCCTCAATTGATGAGATAATGCTAGTCCTTGCGGATTTGGAAAAAGAAATGCGTCGGGCAGCAAAAGCCCTTGATTTTGAACATGCCGCTGAGGTGCGCGACGAGATTATCCGCCTAAAAAAGCTGCTGCCTCTAAAATAGGTTTTGGGTACTTATCCGCGTTTTTCCCCTTTGTACATTCAGCTGCTTTTTCACAAATTACGAATGCGAGCCTAAGTCGAATTTGCCTCACCTGCTTAATTAGTGACGTCTTGTAGGTATACTCTAATCCGGAGAGTGCGGCAAATGGCTGTAACCAAAGATTGAGTAAGAATACCGAAGGGTGTCTTCTTCCAATCAAATAGGGGAGCATAAGCCGAGAACAACATATGAATTAGCCGGTTGCTTGACAGGTGGCTATGTTTGGAATATAATCTCGAATGCCAATGCTGACACTCTTGAGCTAGTCTTAGGCCGTTGCTGGAATGGATTTCAGCGATGGTGACGTTTGGTAAAGGAGGTATGCACATTGGGCAAATACCGTCGCATTGCTAGGCAGAGATTAGCTCGGCTAATCACACTCCTGCTAGTTAAGATTCTTCCCCGACTCGAAGCCATAGGCCGGCTTGAGAAAGGTCTAGCGCTCCTTACCTCAATTGCTCAGTACATTCCATATGAAGAGTGGCAGCGGGAGCAGCTTAGACAGCTAAATGAGGCTTTTAGGAAAAACCATCCGGCGATTCGCCTTGCGCGCCGTGTAGTTTCCGAAGTTCATCCAAAATTCCTAATGTCTTTATTCAACGCTTTGTGGATTCCTTGGTGGATAAAGGGAGAAACAAGGGCTGAGTTCGCAAAGAGAGAGGGTTTCGAGCCGCCGTGCTTGGCGGTTATCTCTCCACTTAAGGAATGTAACCTGCAATGTGTCGGATGTTATGCGAGCGCAGTCACTAAGGGAGAAAATGAGCGGCTCGATTTCGATACAATAGATAAATTGGTTACCGAGCTGAAGTCTTTTGGCACAACATTTATTGTATTTACCGGCGGGGAGCCAATGCACCCTGCAATTTGGCCAACCATAAAGGCAATTTGCGCAAAACACAAGGACCAGGCGTTCATGATGTACACAAACGGAACGCTAATCAACGATGAGAAGGTCGCCGATTTTATAGAACTCGGTAACCTTTCGCCTGCTATCAGCCTTGAAGGTTGGGAAGAAGAAACCGACGCAAGGCGGGGTAAAGGAGTCTATGCCAAAGTTATGGCAGCAATGGATAAGCTACGTGAGGCGGGCGTGCTTTTTGGTTTCTCGCTCACGTATACCAGCAAGAATTTTGAAGTTGCAACCAACCCAAGGTTCATTGACCATCTTATGAAAAAGGGATGCTTGTACGGCTGGTATTTTATGTACGTTCCAGTGGGTAAGAATCCGGATACCTCGCTTGTAGTAACCCCGTGGCAAAGAGACCGCATCCGTCAGTTTACTTGGGATATGCTTCGCGAGAAGGGACTCTTCATTGCTGATTTCTGGAATTCTGGTCCGATTTCGAAAGGCTGCATTGCTGGCGGTCGGTACCTGCACATAAACAACCGCGGCGACATTGAGCCTTGCGTCTTCTTTAAGTTTACAACCCATAATATTCGCAATACAAGCCTTCTCGAAGCACTTCGCTCTCCTCTCTTCTCCGAAATTCGCAAAGGTCTGAAGCATCAGCGAAACCCACTCACACCTTGCCGATTCATGGACCACCCTGACGAAGCTGAGAGAGTTGTTAAAGTCACGGGGGCGCGTCCAAGTGAAGAGGGTGGTGATGCCCTGCTGGGTCCGGAGATTAAGCCGTTCTTGGATCGATTTGCAAAGGAATATCGCGAAGAATATGCAGACCCAGTTTGGACGCAAACTGCCGATTATGCATGGTTTGCACATGTTTACAAGGCTCCTGATTGGATTCCGCCGGCTACTAGCAGGGTTACAAGGCTTCCAGCTGAGTCCAAGGATCGTACAGAGGAACCAGCTATTCGCCGTTAAAATAGCTAAAACGGTTCTTGTGGTAATTCTGAATTTTAACGAGGGGTCGCCAATAGCAAAAATTATTGTGCTTGGCTGGAGGTGGCCCCTCATTGTTTTAATTTGTTTGGCAAAGCAATTTTACTCTTGACATGCGTTTTGCGCTGTGTTATACTCACGGCTAGTGTTGGCAGCGAATAGTCTGCCAGCAGTTCGTTTGAAAACAAAATAAAGTCGCCGAATTTCCGTCAGGAGAACGGGGGAACCGCTTTTTGTGGTTGGGGCGCATCGCATATGCGTAGGGTAACTCTTCAGCCCGAGCCCGTCAGCTAACTCCGTAGGCGTTGTGAAGAGAAAATAAATTGTAAGGTTGGTCTTCTCTTGCAAGCCTTTCGTAGGTAGTTGCGTTGAGCCACGTTCCCCAATCGTGGCTTTTTATATTTGTTTGCCCTGACCCTCTAGATGTTTACTTCCCCTTTTAGTGGTGTGATTATGCCGGTTGTATTTGACGGCAGGCGGCAAATCTCATATCAGGTCAGGAGAGTGAGAAATTGAGAAGCGCCAGAAAGGCAACAGTAGTAACTACTGGAATTATCTGCATGATTCTTACTTTTTTAAATTATGTTTTTGCAGAGCCCATAGGTCAAAAAACAAAGTCCTCTAGTTCGAATCAAGCCGTAGAGAATCCTCAAACAAATGAAGAACAAAAGCTTCAAGTGCCTATCGAGGGGCGAGATCTTACCGCACAAGAACTCCACATTATCCTTGATCCAATATTTAGCAGTTCATCCGATAAAAAAGACCACCCAAATGCGAATAAGGAATCATCAGCAAAACGTAATGACAATAAAGATGCGAACTTTGTATCTCGAGTCATAGCTGGGACGAGAAACCTAATAAGCAGAGCATTCTCCTACGTTGGAGGACGCTATAAATGGGGTGGCACTTCAAGGGATGGTATTGATTGCTCGGGTCTGACGCGAATGCTATACCTAAAAGAGGGTATTGATCTACCTCATAATGCAAAAATGCAGTTTAAGCTTGGCAAGCCTGTAAAAAAAGAAGATTTGCTGCCTGGCGACCTTGTCTTTTTTAATACACGTGGACCCCTAACCCATGTCGGCATTTGGATTGGCAATGGACAGTTCATCCATGCGGCTGGCCGAAAACGAGGCGTTAGGGTTGACTATCTGAGTAACCCTTATTACTCGAAAAGATTTGCCGGCGCACGGCGGTATAAAGATTTTAGCAAGGTTGCCGATTCTCGAGAATAGAAAGCCGAGATATCGAAGGTTAATTTGCAGATTCTCTAGGCTTTTTGCATTACAAAGCGCCCAATTTTTAAATTTGAAGGAAATCCATTAAGTTTTGTCAAAAAGCGCCTTGGTGGATAAAAATGTACGTTCTTGGCTTGGACGTGGGGACTCAGGGCGCAAGAGCTTTAGTGTTGGATGCTGGAGGCGAGGTGCTGGCGCAGGCATCCCAATCATTTGCTACGTCTGCACACCTTGAGTTGCTTCCGCCTGGTTGGTCAGAACAGCATCCTCATGAGTGGTGGAATGCTGCGGTTGCATGTCTCCGAAAGGTGACCGATGAATTAAAACTATGTGGTCGCGATCCTCGAGGAATTAAAGCTATCGCAGTTGACTCGACCTCGGGCACGATTCTCCCACTTGACCGCAAGGGTGAGCCGCTTCGACCCGCAATTATGTATAACGACGCTCGGTCTGTTACAGAAGCGGAAGAGTGTAATTCTGCTGGTAAGGTCCTAGTTGAAAAGCTGGGATATAAGTTTTCATCAGCCTTTGCTCTTCCAAAGATTTTGTGGATAAAAAAGAACCAGCCCGAAATATTCGAGCAGACATCGGTATTTGCCCACGCAGTTGATTTCCTTGTTAGCAAACTTACGGGCAATTTCCATATGTCCGATACCTCCAACGCGCTTAAGACGGGCTATGACCTTATTGATCGTCGCTGGCCTGCTTTTATTGAGGAATCTCTTTGCATCCCCATTGAGAAACTCCCCCAAATTGTAACCCCTGGTTTGGTCATAGGCCAAGTTACGGAGAAAGCTGCACGCGAAACTGGCATTCCAAGCGGAATTCCAGTGGTTGCAGGGGTAACAGATGGCACGGCCGGGTTCCTAGCATCTGGTGCGGTCAAAGTTGGTGATTGGGATACGACCATAGGCACCACGATGGTTCTTAAAGGGGTTTCAAAAGAACTAGTAAAAGACCCTCTCGGACGAATTTACTGCCATGTCCATCCAGAGGGGTATTGGCTGCCCGGTGGAGCAAGCAATGTTGGCGCGGAATGCTTGGAAAAACTTTTTAGCGGCAAAAATCTTGATGAATTAGATGCTTACGTGCCTCAATATGCACCAACCGCCTTAGTAGTTTACCCGTTAGTTCGCAAAGGGGAGCGCTTCCCGTTTGTAAATCCCGACGCGGAGGGATTTATCTTAGGACAGCCTAGGGATAGCCGCGACCTTTACGCAGCGTATCTCGAAGGGGTTGGCTTTGTCGAGCGCTGGTGCCTGGAGGTATTTGATGAACTCGGCGCAGAGATTGGCGAGACTATTTACACGACAGGCGGCGGAGCAAAAAGTGTTGAATGGATGCAGGTTCGTGCTAACATTCTAAACCGCCGAATCGTTCGTCCAAAGCTCACCGAGTGTGCTGTCGGTGCCGCAGTAATTGCTGCCTCCAAAACTTTATTCGAAAGCCTTGAGTTGGCAGTGAGCGCCATGGTTAAGGTGGGTGAGGCAGTGGAGCCTGAGCCAAAGAAAGTCGAACTATACGACGTCAATTACCGCGTTTTTCGTGAAGCGTGCGCCAGCCGAGGTTATTCATAGCAGACAAAGCCGTTTCTGGCTCCTTAGGTCAAGGGTAAATATTGCTAGCAAGAGGTTGGAGTAGCCTCTATAATAATTCCAATGTTTCTAAGTTTAACTTGCTTGTTTGAATGCCATATAGGGTAGCCTTTCCCTGGCAAGGAAAATTTATTTTTGAGGGTAAAAATTATTGTGAACTTGGACAAATAAAAATGCGTCTAATATACGAACTAGGCGTTGAAACGCTGAGGAGGTTGTGTAAAAATGCGATATTCATTGCTTCTTCTATTAATTGCAATGTCCCTTGGAATGGCATTCGCTGCTGAAGAGCCACAGCAGACACCGGCGCAATCAACTATCTCGATTGACTTTGCTGATATGGACATAAGTCAAGCGCTGAGTTCGCTGGCTCAAAAGGCTCAGATCACAATCGTAGTGGACCCAAATATCAAAGGGAAGGTGACCTGTAGCCTTAATGATGTTCAGCCTGAACAGGCGTTAGCCACAATCTGTAAGCTGAACAAACTGACCTGGGTAAAAACCTATACAAGCGCAGGTTCTGATACTAGTAAGCTAGATGCAACAAAGCTTATTAATCTGCTGGATGCGTTGAAGGCTCTCGGTAATAACTCGTTAATTTTGGAAGACTCGGCTTCACAAAGTGCAACCATATTTGCCGCGGGAGTTAAGCTCGAAGCAGAAAAGGTTAACAGTATGGCGGCAGATTTGAAACTTAAACCGGTATATTTGGTGCGTGGGGAGTCCAGCGCAAGTGCCGAAGCGGCAAAGAAAGCTCAGGAGGGACCAAAGCAAGTCCAGAGCATAAGTGTAATGATGCCGCCTTCCGACCCCCGAGCTGCTGCTCAGGAAGTCTGGAGTTATTTCGCTCAGATGACACCCGAGCAGAGAGGTCAAGTTATGCACGAGATTCGACATATGATGTTTGAAAACTTAACGCCCGAGCAGCGAGAGGAGATGCGTCGGAGATTCGAGGACTGGCGTAGGCGTCGAGATGATGGCCCGCGTGATGGTCGTCAACCTATTCCAGGGCCCATGCCTCCGCCACCCCCTCCGCCCCAACCGCGACAATAACGCAAAATGTTATTTTAAGCTAGTAGATAAGCCCATGGATTTTTCCATGGGCTTACTTTTTAGGTTGACAAAGGTCTCATCTTCGGAGCACAATAAAGCAGTTTATAAGTTAAAAGGAGGATTAGCAATGCGTATAGGGTTTATTTGTGATTTAAGCGAGCAGGATTTTAAATTTGCAGCCGAAAACGAATTCAAATGCGTCGAATACAATGGCAATGTAGATGTTGAATTTACAAAAAAGGCAAGCGAGTTGAAGGGCTATGTGAAGAAGTATGGAGTAGAGTTTAACATGATTGGACTGTTCGGTCGGAATTATATCGCTGATGATCCGACTGAGCGCGCTAAACATCTTGCAGACGCCAAGACCTGCATTGACTTTTGTTCTGAAATTGGTTCGCCTCTTTTTGTGACTGGCGGGGGACATGAAGAAAATCGCTCGCTTCAGGAGAATTGCAAGCGTGCCATTGACTTTCTGGGCGAGTTGATTGAGTATGGCAAAAGCAAGGGCGTTAGGGTAGCACTTTACAATTGCCATTGGGGCAATTTCGCAGTCGCGCCTGACTCATGGGAAATCATTATGCCGGCGCTGCCCGACCTAGGGATTAAATATGATCCATCGCATGCAATTGGCGACAATCGTGACTATTTGGCGGAGCTGCGAGATTGGGGCAACAGGGTATACCATGTTCATGCGAAGGGCTCACTAATTATAGGCGGAAAGCGTTTCCCTGACCCCAATCCAGGTATGGACCAGACAAATTGGGGCGCAATTTTTGCAATTCTCTATTACCACAATTATCAAGGCGATGTGAATATCGAGCAACATTCAGGCAGGTGGCTGACTGACCTCAAATATCCTGGTTTGCTATTCTCCAAGCGCTATTTGGAACAGTTTGTGCTCTAAGAGGTGTCGGCGACAAGTCGTGCTGATGACAGATAATCTACGTG contains:
- the uvrB gene encoding excinuclease ABC subunit UvrB codes for the protein MGEFKLVCEYEPKGDQPKAIRQLTEGLNAGYRFQTLLGVTGSGKTFTMANVIQQVQRPTLVIAHNKTLAAQLCSEFREFFPHNAVEYFVSYYDYYQPEAYIPETDTYIEKDSSINDEIDRLRHSATQAVLERRDVIVVASVSCIYGLGSPSEYKRTILALKEGETYDREEVLRKLIEMQFSRNDIAPQRATFRVRGDILEIQPADEEVVIRVEFFGDTIERISILDPLTGELLSREERITVYPATHFVTPADVLERALAEIEAELQERIKYFKRQGKLLEAQRIEQRTRYDMEMMREVGYCSGIENYSRILDGRKPGEPPACLLDYFPDDYLIFIDESHQTIPQLHGMYEGDRSRKETLVEFGFRLPSSLDNRPLRFEEFIDRVNQVIFVSATPGPYEREHSEQIVEQIIRPTGLVDPEVEIRPTQGQIDDLVHEIKERASKGQRVLVTTLTKKMAEDLTDYLLDLDIKVHYLHSEIHTLDRNEILRDLRLGVYDVVVGINLLREGLDLPEVSLVAILDADKEGFLRSETSLIQTIGRAARNIHGKVIMYADDVTGSMHRAVEETERRRKLQIEYNEKHGITPASVVKAVRDVIEAKKVAEQKAYYKIKPHISDNASIDEIMLVLADLEKEMRRAAKALDFEHAAEVRDEIIRLKKLLPLK
- a CDS encoding radical SAM protein: MGKYRRIARQRLARLITLLLVKILPRLEAIGRLEKGLALLTSIAQYIPYEEWQREQLRQLNEAFRKNHPAIRLARRVVSEVHPKFLMSLFNALWIPWWIKGETRAEFAKREGFEPPCLAVISPLKECNLQCVGCYASAVTKGENERLDFDTIDKLVTELKSFGTTFIVFTGGEPMHPAIWPTIKAICAKHKDQAFMMYTNGTLINDEKVADFIELGNLSPAISLEGWEEETDARRGKGVYAKVMAAMDKLREAGVLFGFSLTYTSKNFEVATNPRFIDHLMKKGCLYGWYFMYVPVGKNPDTSLVVTPWQRDRIRQFTWDMLREKGLFIADFWNSGPISKGCIAGGRYLHINNRGDIEPCVFFKFTTHNIRNTSLLEALRSPLFSEIRKGLKHQRNPLTPCRFMDHPDEAERVVKVTGARPSEEGGDALLGPEIKPFLDRFAKEYREEYADPVWTQTADYAWFAHVYKAPDWIPPATSRVTRLPAESKDRTEEPAIRR
- a CDS encoding C40 family peptidase, producing MRSARKATVVTTGIICMILTFLNYVFAEPIGQKTKSSSSNQAVENPQTNEEQKLQVPIEGRDLTAQELHIILDPIFSSSSDKKDHPNANKESSAKRNDNKDANFVSRVIAGTRNLISRAFSYVGGRYKWGGTSRDGIDCSGLTRMLYLKEGIDLPHNAKMQFKLGKPVKKEDLLPGDLVFFNTRGPLTHVGIWIGNGQFIHAAGRKRGVRVDYLSNPYYSKRFAGARRYKDFSKVADSRE
- a CDS encoding FGGY family carbohydrate kinase; translated protein: MYVLGLDVGTQGARALVLDAGGEVLAQASQSFATSAHLELLPPGWSEQHPHEWWNAAVACLRKVTDELKLCGRDPRGIKAIAVDSTSGTILPLDRKGEPLRPAIMYNDARSVTEAEECNSAGKVLVEKLGYKFSSAFALPKILWIKKNQPEIFEQTSVFAHAVDFLVSKLTGNFHMSDTSNALKTGYDLIDRRWPAFIEESLCIPIEKLPQIVTPGLVIGQVTEKAARETGIPSGIPVVAGVTDGTAGFLASGAVKVGDWDTTIGTTMVLKGVSKELVKDPLGRIYCHVHPEGYWLPGGASNVGAECLEKLFSGKNLDELDAYVPQYAPTALVVYPLVRKGERFPFVNPDAEGFILGQPRDSRDLYAAYLEGVGFVERWCLEVFDELGAEIGETIYTTGGGAKSVEWMQVRANILNRRIVRPKLTECAVGAAVIAASKTLFESLELAVSAMVKVGEAVEPEPKKVELYDVNYRVFREACASRGYS
- a CDS encoding sugar phosphate isomerase/epimerase, which gives rise to MRIGFICDLSEQDFKFAAENEFKCVEYNGNVDVEFTKKASELKGYVKKYGVEFNMIGLFGRNYIADDPTERAKHLADAKTCIDFCSEIGSPLFVTGGGHEENRSLQENCKRAIDFLGELIEYGKSKGVRVALYNCHWGNFAVAPDSWEIIMPALPDLGIKYDPSHAIGDNRDYLAELRDWGNRVYHVHAKGSLIIGGKRFPDPNPGMDQTNWGAIFAILYYHNYQGDVNIEQHSGRWLTDLKYPGLLFSKRYLEQFVL